The Paenibacillus dendritiformis region GGGAAGAAGCGTTGGAAGTGCTGCGGGCGGACGATGACGAGTTGCTGGCGATCATGGATGCGGCTTACCGGGTGCGGCGGCAATTTTATGGGAATAAGGTGAAGCTGAATCTGATTATTAATGCAAAGAGCGGACACTGTCCGGAAGATTGCGGTTACTGCTCGCAGTCCCGGGTGTCCGATGCGCCGATCGAGAAGTATACGATGCTGGAAAAGGATGTGCTGGTGGACGGAGCGCGCAAGGCGATGGAGATGCAGGCCGGAACGTATTGCATCGTAGCCAGCGGGCGCGGGCCGACGCCGCGGGAGCTCGATCAGGTGGTCGCCGCCGTGGAGGAGATCAAGGCGACGATGCCGATGAAAATCTGCGCCTGCCTTGGCATTTTGTCGCAGGAGCAGGCGAACCGGCTGAAGCAGGCCGGCGTCGATCGCTATAATCACAACTTGAACACGAGCGAGGACCATTATTCTCATATCACCTCGACCCATACATACGCCGATCGGGTACATACGGTTGACACCGCGAAGCAAGCCGGGATGTCGCCTTGCTCCGGGGTGATTATGGGAATGGGAGAGACTGATGAGCAACTGGTGGACGTCGCATTTTCGCTGCGGGAGCTGGATGCGGATTCGATTCCGGTCAATTTCCTGAACCCGATTCCGGGAACGCCGCTCGGCCATCTGCATGATCTGGACCCGCGCCGCTGCTTGAAGGCGCTGGCGATGTTCCGCTTCGTCTGCCCGACGAAGGAGATCCGCGCGTCCGGCGGGCGGGAGGTCAACCTTGGTTCGCTGCAGCCGCTGGCGCTGTACGCGGCCAATTCGGTGTTCGTCGGTGATTATTTGACGACGGATGGGCAAGAGGCGACCGCGGATCACCGGATGATCGCCGATCTCGGCTTCGAAGTCGAGCGATGCGCTCTGTGATGGAGCCGATGATGGCTGCGGAGAATGCAGGACGCTGGAATTGGATGCGCTCCGAACTGGACGCCTTGGAGGCGGCGGGCCGGCTGCGCAAGCTGGAGCCTGCGGCGTGGCTGGAGCACGGATGGATCGAGCGGAACGGCAAGCGGCTGCTTCATCTCGCTTCGAATCATTATCTCGGCTTCGAGCCATGGCTTGATGATGATGGATGGGCTGGGCTTGCGGCGGAGTGCCGCCGCCTCGGCGAGCCGGCCGTGCGCATCGGCTCCGGGGCTTCCCGGCTCATCACCGGTCATGATCCGCAGCATGACGCGCTGGAGCGGGAATTGGCCGCCTTCAAGGACACGGAAGCGGCGCTCGTGTTCAGCAGCGGCTACATGACGAATGCCGGCGTCATTCCTGCGCTGGTCGGCCGGAAGGACGTCGTCTTCAGCGATCGGCTGAATCATGCGAGTATTACGGACGGCATCGTACTGAGCCGGGCTCAGCACATTCGCTATCCGCACCGGGATATGGATCGGCTGGAAAAGGCATTGAAGCAGTGGCGTACCGGAGAAGCGGGCGTCCCGTCGCGGCAGGGGCGACTGCTGATCGTGACCGACGCCGTGTTCAGTATGGACGGGACGGTGGCGCCGCTCGCCGATCTCGTGACGCTGAAGGAGCGCTACGGCGCGATGCTGATGGTCGACGAGGCGCACAGCGGCGGCGTGTACGGACCGGGAGGGCGCGGGCTGTGCCATGCGCTCGGGCTGCATGCGAAGGTGGATATCATCATGGGCACCTTCGGGAAAGCCTTTGGCGCGGTCGGCGCTTATATTGCCGCAGAGGATATTGTCGTCCGCTACCTCATCAACCGGGCGCGGACGCTCATTTATAATACGGGGCTGCCCCCGCTTGTGGCCGCCTTCATCCGGCAGCGGCTGCGGGACGTGCGCGCCGCCGATTCTGCCCGCGCCGAGCTGATGCGCAAGGCGGCGCTGTTCCGCGCGCGGCTGCAAGCCGGGGGCCTGGACACGGGCCCCGGCGACAGCCATATCGTGCCGGTGATGTGCGGCACCGACCAGCGCGCGGTCGCGCTCAGCGCCGCGCTTGCGGAGGCGGGCGTCGCCGGCGTGGCGATTCGCCCGCCGACGGTGCCCGAAGGGACGGCGCGCATCCGCTTCGCGCCGACCCCGGCGCACCGCGACGCCGACCTGCTGCAGGCGGCGGATGCGGTCGTGCGCCTGGCCGCGGAGGCGCGGGCATGAGCGGGACGCTCGGGCGGCCCCGGCCGCGGCAGCAGGCGAAGCTGCTGTGGATACATGGCTGGGGCCTGAGCGCCGAGGTGTGGCGGCCGCTCGCGGAGGCCTTGCCGATGTTCGCGCACCGGTACGTGTCCTTCGGCGCGTGCGAGACGGCGGATGACCTGCGGGAGGCGGTGCGCGCTCCGCTCCGGCAGGAGCCGGACGGCCCGTGGCATGTCGTAGGGTGGTCGCTTGGCGGCATGCTGGCGATCGAGCTGCTCGCCGGGCTCGCCGCCGGGAGCGGCCAATGGGCGGGACTGCCGCGCATCGAGAGCGCCCTGCTCGTCGGCACGACGCTGCGCTTCGCCGCCGAGACCGGGGAAGCGGGGTGGCCGCCGCGCGTGCTGGCCCGCATGCGGCGCCGCCTGGCGCAGGCGCCGGAGGAGACGCTGCTGGCCTTCCTCGGCCAGCTGGATGCGGGCCCGGCCAGCCCAGGCGAGCCGTCGCTGGCGGAGAAGCTGTGGCGGCAGCTCGCCGCTGCTCCCGGCTTCACGCCAGCCGGGCTCGATGCGGGGCTTGCCTATTTGGAGGCGGCGGATCTGGCCCCGCAGTGGGCGCGCATCGCCGCGCTCCCGGCGGCGGAACGGCCGCGCCTGCTGTGGCTGCACGGCGCGAACGATCGCGTGTGCCCGCGGGCCGCGATGGAGCGGGCGCGGGCATCCTTCGGTTCGGGGCTCCGAACCGCCGTAATACCGGATGCGGGGCATGCGCCGTTCTTGTCGCATCCGGAGGCATGGCGAGAGGAGGTGAACGCGTGGTATGAAGCGATCACACACGATGGCTGGGGGAGCGGGGAATGACCCGGCGCCTGCCGGCGCGGGCGCTCGGGTCGATAAGAAGCTGGTCGCCCGCCGCTTCGGCAGACATGCGGCGGAATATGACGGCTACGCGGAAGTGCAGCAGGTGATGGCCGCAGGTTTGGCGGAGCGGGTGCGGCGGCATCACCAGGGCCCCGCGGCGCGAATGGCCGACATCGGCTGCGGCACGGGCGGATTGGCGGTTCGGCTCTGCCCGTACTATTCTGCGGCCGAGCTGACGCTGCTCGATCTGGCGCCGGCGATGCTTCGCCAGGCGGAGCGGAAGCTGCGTCGCCACGGCTGCCCCGGCGGGCAGGTGCGCGCGGTAGCGGCCGACGCCGAAGCGTGGGCGGCCGCCCAGCCGGAAGGCGGCTACGACCTGATCGTGTCGAGCGCCGCCTTCCAATGGTTCAACACGCCGGCCGCGACACTGCGGCGGCTCGTGCAATTGCTCCGGCCCGGCGGGCTGCTGGCCTTCGCCACGTTCCTGCCGGGCACGCTGCACGAGCTGCATGCCGCGTTCCGGCAGGCGGACGCCGAGCAGGGCCGGGCGCCCCGTCCGCGCGGGCAGGAGTATCCGTCCGCAGCCGATTGGCACGGCTGGGCGCGGGACGCGGCCGGGCCCTTCCTGCTCTGGGAAGAGGCGAGCTGCCGCTGCGAGTACGGCAGCGTGCCGGAGATGCTGGCCCAGGTCCGCCGCATCGGGGCCGGCAATGCACTCGAGGCGGGCGCAGCAGGCGCCTCCGGCATGAGCCCCTCCCTGTACCGTCGGATGGTACAGGCGTATCAAGAGCGGTTCGGCGGCCCGGACGGCCGCATTCCGGCCACCTATGCGTTCGTCTACGCGCTGCTGCGGAGAGAGCAGGAATGAGTCGCAGCCGAAAGCCGAATAGGCCGCCTGCGGTGCATCTTGGCACCACAGGCGGCCTGTTCCGGTGTTATCCGATCCGTTCGACGTGAATCTGTGTGCGAAGCGACTCGACATCGTCCAGCCGCACTTGCCCGGCGGAAGGCATCAGTGAATTGGCCGTGCCGCAAGCGGCTCCGAGAATGAGGCCGTCTTCCGCGGACAGGCCGCGCTTATCGGCGACGACGAGCCCGGCGACCATGGAATCACCGCTGCCGACGGGATTGATCGCTTCGACGGGAGGCAGGGTGACGCGGTAGAGCGCGCCCCGGACACCGGCCAACGCGCCGCGGGCGCCGAGCGAGACGACGACCCGCTCGATGCCGGAGGCCATCAGCCGCCGGATGGCCGGCAGCACTTCGTCTTCGGAGGCATCGGCCCCTCCGCCGGTCAGCTTGCCTATCTCATGCTCATTCGGCTTGATAAGAGCGGGTGAGCTCTTCACGCCTTCCTCCAACGCGGCGCCGCTCGTATCCAGAATCGGGATCGCGCCCGCGCGGCGCGCGATCTCGACCAATTCGGCATAGAGCGCGGGGGGACAGCCCTGCGGCAGGCTTCCCGAGAAGACGATGTGAGTGGACTGGGCAGCGAGCGCCGCCACTTTGTCCCGCATCGCGTCGAGATCGGCCGGGGTTACGGCCGGCCCTTGCTCCAGCAGCTCGGTCTGCGTTCCGCGCCCCGGATCCAAAATGTTGAGGCATACCCGCGATTCACCCTCCACGTGCACGAAATCGGCGGGAATCCCTTCTTCGCCCAGCTTGTGCAGAATCATCTGCCCGTGGAAGCCGGCCGTGAACCCGGAAGCGGTCACCTCTTCGCCCAGCGCACGAATGACGCGGGCGACATTGATCCCTTTGCCGCCGGCGGTGGCGGTCATCTGCTCCACCCGGTACAGCTTATCGAGTGCGAAGCCGGGTACGATATAGGTTTTGTCTATCGCCGCGTTGAGTGTCACGGTCGTAATCATGTCGCTTCTCCTTTCAAATTCCGCCGCTGCGGGAAGGCTCCACTCCGATAGGGAAGGAGTGGACGGAACGGCTCGGCTGCAGGGGACAGAAGTGTTCGGTACCACAGCGGAGAATGGAACGCCTTCGTTCCTCGATGCGGATTAGCGGACGGCGTCCGCTTGGCCGAGGCAGCCGGCCATCTCCATTTTCTGAATAGCCAGCGCCTTGACGGCTTGCTTGGCCGGAATCATATATTTGCGCGGATCGTTCTCATCCGGATTGGCCGCAAAGATGGCCTTGATGGCGTCGGAGAAGGCGATGCGCAGCTCGGTTGCGACATTCATCTTCGCCATGCCGAGCTTCACGCAGCGCTTCACCTGATCCTCCGGAATGCCGGAACCGCCGTGCAGGACGAGCGGAACGGCGACCTGCTTCGCGATCTGCTCCAGCCGATCGAAGGCGATCTTCGGCTCTCCCTTATAGATGCCGTGCGCCGTTCCGATAGCAGGCGCCAGCGTCGGCACGCCGGTGGCGGCGACGAAGGCGGCGCATTCTTCCGGCACGGCCAGGCGGGCGTCTTCCTCCTCGACGATGATATCGTCTTCCACGCCGCCGACCTTGCCCAACTCGGCTTCGACATTGACCCCGGCAGCCAGGGCAACGCGGACGACTTCCTGCGTCATCCGCACATTGTCGTCATAAGGATGCATGGAAGCGTCGATCATGACCGAAGTGTAGCCTGCGCGGATGCAGCGGACGATTAGATCGTAATCGGTGCAATGATCCAGATGGAGCGCGATCGGAACCGAGGAGAGCTTCGCTGCGGTCGTCGCCGCAGCCACGATATATTCCGGACCGAGATGCTTCACGGTGCCGACCGTTGTCTGCAAAATGAGCGGAGATTGGGTGTCTTCGGCCGCTTCCACTACCGCTTGCAGCATTTCCAGGGTGTGCACGTTGAATGCGGTAATTCCGAAGCCTTGCTCGCGGGCGGCCTGCAGCATTGAAGTTGAGCTGATGAGATGTCCCATAATTGTAACCTCCAGCAGTTAATGATTGATTCAATCAAAAATATGACTTATAATTTCATTTAAGATGATTATAAGGGAGGAATTTGGGAGATGTCAATTCAAGATACGCATACGTACCGGGAAATCAGCGAGCAGGCTGCCGCGCTTCAAGACGCATGGAATCAACTTCAATCCCAGCGAGGATGGGTAGATAAATATGTAGGGAACGCGCAGTTCGAGGAGATCGTATTTATCGGATCCGGCTCATCCTGGTACCAGGCGATGACAATGGCGGCGACGTACCGGGCATGGACGGGCAAGAGCGCGTCCGCCATTCCTTCCTCGGAGCTGTTCTTGTTCCGCAACCAGACCGTGACACCATCCAAGAAGACGCTGCTGGTCGGCGTATCTCGTTCCGGCGAATCGCATGAAGTCATTCTGGCGCTCGAATCGGTGGCCGATCTGCCGAACTGGACGACCTGCGGCATTACATGCCATCCGGAGAGCAAGATGGCGAAGATGACGGAATGCCTCGTCTCGCCGTCGGGAGCAGAGAAGAGCACGGTCATGACCAAATCGCTCAGCAGCATGACGTTCCTCATGCAGGCGGCAATCGCGCTTGCGTCCGGCAGCGAAGCGGCTTACCGCGAGCTCGAAGCCGTATTGCAATCTGACGCGGCGTTGGTTACAATGGCGGATGACAAGGTGAAAGCATGGGTCGAATCGAACCAATTCGACAGAACGATCTATCTCGGCATGGGCGCGCTGTACGGCTTGGCGCTGGAAGCCTGCCTGAAGCTGAAGGAAATGACGTATACATGGACCGAGGCCTACGGTACGCTGGAATTCCGCCACGGCCCGAAATCGATCGTCGATGCGAACACCCAGATCGTGCTGCTGCTGTCCGAACAAGCCCGCTCCTACGAGCTGAAGGTAGCGGAAGAGATGAAGCAGTACGGTGCGACGGTCGTCATTATTACCGCCCAAGCGGGAGCGGACACCGCATTTGCCGATCTCGTCTTCGAGGTAGGCCATGGAGATGCGAGCGATGAGGCCCGGGCAGTTTTGTATTTACCATATGTACAATATAATGGTTATTATACGGCGGTAACCCGCGGCTTGAATCCGGACGATCCGCGCAACTTGACTCAGTTCGTAGCCATTGACTAGAAGCGGCATGGCGCCGGTTCCGGGCAGGGAACAATCGCAGCCCGTGAGCCGGCCATATCGCGTTGCGGTTCCCCTCGTCCAGGCAGCCAGGGGCGGACATCGCTGGTAGGGTTGAGGAATCCAGTTATCCTTAGGGCGGCGAGGCCCGGCTCTCTTCCTGCTGCGGGGGAGTATGATAGGAGTGTAATGAATAATGAGTGAGACGTTATCCAAAGGCGAGCAGCGCCGCAGGCAGATTTTACAGCGGTTGAAGCAGAATGGCCGCATTACGATTCCGGAGATTATCGAGAACTTCGATTGCTCGGAGGCGACAGCACGCCGGGATTTGGACGTATTGGAGCGGAAGGGCGAGCTGATTCGCACCATCGGAGGAGCGATATTCGAAGGGGCGGGAGCCATTCGTGAAGTTCCGTTCGTGGAGAAGCGCCAGCTGTTGTGGCTGGAGAAGGAAGCCATCGCCAAGCGGGCGTTGGATTTCATTGAAGAAGGCGACAGTATCTGTCTTACCGGCGGCACGACCACCTTCCTGATCGCGAAGCTGCTGAAGGAGCGGCAAGGCATTACCGTCGTTACCAATGCGGTGAATATCGCGATGGAGCTGTCGGACTGCGACGGCATTCAGGTCGTCGTCATCGGCGGCGTCATGCGCAGCAACAGCTTCGAGCTGTGCGGCCCGCTGGCCGAGCGCACGATCGAGCATCTCAACATCGAGAAGCTGTTCATGGGGATTGACGGTTTTTCCCCGGCGAAGGGCATTACGACGTACTCCGAGCTGGAAGCGCAGACCGCACAGATGCTAATGCGGCAGGCCCAGCAGACGATCGCGGTATTCGATCATACGAAGGTCGGCAAGGCCTCGCTGTTCTCGGTCGCCTCCATCGGGGAGCTAACGGCCTGCATTACGGATCACGAACTGCCGGAAGAGATGGCTTCGGCCCTCGAGGAGGCAGGAATAGCTTGTTATTATGCCCAGCTTCCGGATTGAGAGGCGGGCTTTTTTATTTTGGCGGAACGTAAGCAGTGGAGGCCGGACCAAAGCTGCAAAAGTACAGTATTTTCCATCCCCAGAGGCGATAATTGGCGGAAATGCTGCAAATCAGCATCTTTTTCTCCCAATTGTCTCCTTTTCTAAGCCCCAACGCAGGTAATTCCTGCATATTTGCAGGATTTCCTATGCCGCATCCCAGTGCCAATCAAATTACTGCATTATTGCAGCATTGGCGGACCCAGCCGCATGCAAAAGGCGTTGCCAGGCCGGCAAGGGGAAGGCCGTAAGCGACAAAAAGACACGAATCTATTCTAATTTACATAAAATGTAAATCGGAGACGCGCCAGCGGGAAGACATGAACTCCTTCCGCTATACATAAAGCGGCATCCGGGCGCGGAGGCAGCAGCCGTTCTTCATCTGCCCCAGACAGCGGCAAGCCAAAACATCCCCAACAGGCGGCAGGGGGCGCATAGTTACGCTGCGTTTTGCTCGCTTTGGAGAAGGCCGTTCAGGTTATCGGTATGATTTTATCCGGGAACGCACATCTTAATGGGTAACCGCCCATTTACAGCTCTTGGCGATTATGTCATTTTGGTAACAGCAGTTACGCACGCTTGCATCCGGTATGCGCTCATGTTAGAATAGTGTTGACATTTACACTGCAAGCAGCGTGTTACTAGTACGACTAGGCATGAGCTAAGCGGCCGTTCACAGCGTGAACTGCGTGCTTTAGCCCATGCCTTTTTTGCTTTGTACGAGAGATAACGACATTGCAGGGATTCCCGTTATTGGTCCTATTCCGTGCTTCCGCTGCGGATGCGCGGCAGGGCATCATCAGTGCTTACTACGAGGAGGAATTCACATGTTTGGACTTGGCAAAAAGAAGAAAACGATATCGGTCGTTGCACCTATAACTGGCAATGCCGTTCCCCTGGAACAAGTGGACGATCCGGCATTCGCCCAGAAAATTATCGGAGACGGCCTGGCGATTGAGCCGGAGCAAGGGGTGATGGTCGCTCCGTTCGACGGGCATGTCATCCATCTGATTGATTCCCATCACTCGCTCGTCCTGGGGCATGAATCGGGGTTGGAGCTGCTGTTCCATATCGGCGTGAATACGGTGTCTCTGAAGGGCGAACCGTTCACTCCGCATGTGAAGACGGGAGACAAAGTGAAGCAGGGCGATGTCTTGATCGAGTTCGATATGGATAAGATTCGCGCAGCTGGCCTTCCTGTCATCACGCCGGTGGTCGTCGCGAATGGCGATGCGGTTGCCGAATTGAAGACGAAGCTGGGTCCCGTCAAGAAGAATGAGACGGAAATTATGGAAATCGTAATGAAAAAATAGGTTTTTGTGAAAGAGGAGGCCATCATGGAGAAACAATTCACGATCAAAAATCCGCAAGGCGTTCATGCTCGTCCGGCGGGAGCCATTATGAAAAAAGCGGCTGAGTTCCCGGATTCGCAAGTATCTCTGGAGTTCAACGGCCGCAAAGTAAGTGCGAAAAGCATCACGGGCGTGCTGACGCTCGGCATGAAGGCCGGCGACGTCATTACGGTGTCGGCTGAAGGCGATAAAGCCGAGCAGGCGATTGATGCCGTAGGCGCCGTGTTGGAATCCGTTCTCGATTAATTCGGGAGAGATACGGTTATAGATATGACGAACGGCGAAGATATGCCGATACGACACAATAGACACCATACAGACGGGATTGAGAACAGAAGGAGTGGAGGAACCGTCATGTTGCTACAAGGGATTGCCGCCGCTTCCGGCTATGCTATCGGGCAAGTGTTCGTCCTGCAGGAGCAGGAAGCTTCGGTGGAACGGGTAGACATCGCTCCCGGCGACGCGGATGCAGAAGTAGAGCGGCTTCAGAATGCGGTTGCACAGTCGAAGGATGAACTGGAAAAGATTAAGGCAAGCACGGCGGCCCGGCTTGGAGAACATGAGGCGGAGATCTTCGCTACGCATCAGCTCCTCTTGGAGGATGAGGAATTCATCGGGCAGGCCATCGCGCAGATTCGCGCCTTGAACGTGAACGCCGAATATGCGCTGCATGAGGTGACCGAGCAGTTGGTCGCGATCTTTGCCGGCATGGATGATGAATATCTCCGCGAGCGGGCAGCCGACTTCCGCGATGTCAGCAAGCGGGTGCAGCGCCATCTATCCGGCGCCAAGGCGGCTTCGCTGAATGATTTCGATGAAGCGGTCGTCCTGTTCGCCAATGATCTGACGCCATCCGATACAGCGCAGCTGGATCGGTCCAAGGTGGCTGGATTCGTTACGGAGATTGGCGGACGCACGTCGCACTCCGCGATAATGGCCCGCTCGATGGAGATTCCGGCGGTGGTCGGGCTGACGGATGCGATGCGCAGCGTCAAGACGGGCCAGATGGTCATTGTGGACGGCTCAAGCGGCATCGTGCTGATCGAGCCCGATGCCGAGACGTTGGCCGCCTACCGGGAGAAGAAGGAGAAGTTCGAGCTGCGCCGGGAAGAGATGAAGCAGTACAAGGATCGGCCTTCGGTGACGGCGGACGGCCATCAGGTCGAGCTGGTCGCCAATATCGGGAACCCGCAGGATGCGCTTGGCGCGCGGAATCACGGGGCGGAAGGGGTTGGCCTGTTCCGTACGGAGTTCCTGTACATGGGCCGCGACACATTCCCATCGGAAGAGGAGCAGTATCATGCCTATACGGCCGTCTCCCAGACGATGGGAGCGGAGAAGCCGATCGTCATTCGGACGCTTGATATCGGAGGAGACAAGGAATTGTCTTATCTGGAGCTGCCGAAGGAGATGAACCCGTTCCTCGGGTACCGTGCGATTCGGCTCTGTCTTGACCGCAAGGATCTGTTCAAGACGCAGCTGAGAGCCATTCTCCGCGCCAGCGCGCACGGCAACATCAAGCTGATGTACCCGATGATCGCGACGATTACCGAGCTGCGGGAAGCGAACGAACTGCTCGCCGAAGCGCGGCAAGAGCTGGATGCGGAAGGCGTGGCTTATAACCGCGAGATGGAAGTCGGGATTATGATCGAGGTGCCGGCCGCGGCGATTGCCGCCGACCAGCTTGCCGAAGAAGTCGACTTCTTCTCGATCGGCACCAATGACCTCGTCCAATATACGATGGCCGCCGACCGCATGAACCAGCAAGTGTCGCATCTGTCGCAGCCGTTCCATCCGTCCGTGCTGCGGCTGATTAAGATGGTCATCGATGCGGCGCACAGCCACGGCAAGTGGGCCGGCATGTGCGGAGAGATGGCGGGCAATCTCAAGGCGATTCCGCTGCTGCTTGGCCTTGGTCTGGATGAGTTCAGCATGAGCGCCAGCTCGGTGCTTCCGGCACGCGTGCTGCTGAGCCGGCTTGATCGGGAAGCGATGAAGCCGTTGGCCGAGGAAGCGCTGCGGCTGACGACGGCCGAAGAGATACAATATCTTGTCGTGGAGCGCATTCCGGCGATTCAGGAACTTACCATATAAAGAAACTTGTCCAGGCTTGAGGGAGAAAGCAGGAAGTGTTCTCTCTCAAGCTTGACAATTTTCGATAATTTTCATCGAAACCTTGACGTTTTTTCAATTTTTATTGAAGATGGTTGCGCCCTATTTTACAATAAACTTACGTGACTGCATGATTTTTTTCGTAACCGTTTCCACCTGTCTGCTCGCAATCACCCATCTGATGAGAAAGGAGCTTACCGTTGTCTAGCGAACGCCGCTTTGAGATTATGCGCGCCTTAAGCAACAATGTTGTGTTGGCGAAGGAAGTGCTGACGGACAAGGAAACCATTCTCATGGGAAAAGGAATCGGGTTCGGGGCGAAGCCCGGGCAAGCGATACTTTCCGGTGATACGCGAATTGAGAAGACGTTTTATTTGGATAATAAGCAGAATCTCTCGCAATATCAGATGCTGTTCGAGCAGATTGATCCAGAAGTGATTGACGTATCGGAACAGATCATTTCCCTGGTGGCTTCCGAATTGACTCCCAATCTGAATGAGCATATTCATCTTGCGCTGCCGAGCCATATCGAGTATGCGCTGTATCGGCTGCGGCATCAGATCGAGATCGAAAATCCTTTTCTATGGGAAATCCGGACGCTGAACCCGAAGGAATTCGAGCTTGCTTCCCGCGCGGCGGAGATCATTGGACACCAATTCGGCGTCGAGGTGCCGGAGGATGAGATCGGGTTCCTAACGATCCATATCCAATCGGCCGTCGCCCATGTCCCTGTCAACAATGTGGTCCAGCACAATCATCTGCTGCGGGAGCTGGTCGGCCTCATCGAGGCGCGGCGGGGCAGTCCGATTCCGAAGGACAGCATCGATTATTTGCGGCTGGTTACCCATCTGCGCTTCGCGATAGAGCGTATCCGCCAAGGCCAGCAT contains the following coding sequences:
- the glcT gene encoding glucose PTS transporter transcription antiterminator GlcT; protein product: MSSERRFEIMRALSNNVVLAKEVLTDKETILMGKGIGFGAKPGQAILSGDTRIEKTFYLDNKQNLSQYQMLFEQIDPEVIDVSEQIISLVASELTPNLNEHIHLALPSHIEYALYRLRHQIEIENPFLWEIRTLNPKEFELASRAAEIIGHQFGVEVPEDEIGFLTIHIQSAVAHVPVNNVVQHNHLLRELVGLIEARRGSPIPKDSIDYLRLVTHLRFAIERIRQGQHSRNPFRDRMQEMAPYEYEVAGECAKLMSAQLKAPVSEDETAYIAMHLYRLFHRDAE
- the ptsP gene encoding phosphoenolpyruvate--protein phosphotransferase, with amino-acid sequence MLLQGIAAASGYAIGQVFVLQEQEASVERVDIAPGDADAEVERLQNAVAQSKDELEKIKASTAARLGEHEAEIFATHQLLLEDEEFIGQAIAQIRALNVNAEYALHEVTEQLVAIFAGMDDEYLRERAADFRDVSKRVQRHLSGAKAASLNDFDEAVVLFANDLTPSDTAQLDRSKVAGFVTEIGGRTSHSAIMARSMEIPAVVGLTDAMRSVKTGQMVIVDGSSGIVLIEPDAETLAAYREKKEKFELRREEMKQYKDRPSVTADGHQVELVANIGNPQDALGARNHGAEGVGLFRTEFLYMGRDTFPSEEEQYHAYTAVSQTMGAEKPIVIRTLDIGGDKELSYLELPKEMNPFLGYRAIRLCLDRKDLFKTQLRAILRASAHGNIKLMYPMIATITELREANELLAEARQELDAEGVAYNREMEVGIMIEVPAAAIAADQLAEEVDFFSIGTNDLVQYTMAADRMNQQVSHLSQPFHPSVLRLIKMVIDAAHSHGKWAGMCGEMAGNLKAIPLLLGLGLDEFSMSASSVLPARVLLSRLDREAMKPLAEEALRLTTAEEIQYLVVERIPAIQELTI